In the Sus scrofa isolate TJ Tabasco breed Duroc chromosome 6, Sscrofa11.1, whole genome shotgun sequence genome, one interval contains:
- the NBL1 gene encoding neuroblastoma suppressor of tumorigenicity 1 isoform X3: MCRPTLQQLISIDLFWRQFLVCGQEGLGARGLSRAPKATGMMLRVLLGAVLPAVLLAAPPPINKLALFPDKSAWCEAKNITQIVGHSGCEAKSIQNRACLGQCFSYSVPNTFPQSTESLVHCDSCMPAQSMWEIVTLECPGHEEVPRVDKLVEKILHCSCQACGKEPSHEGLSVYVQGEDAQGSPPGLHPHPHPGQTPEPEDPPGAAHTEEEGAED; the protein is encoded by the exons ATGTGCAGGCCGACCCTGCAGCAGCTCATTAGCATAGATTTGTTTTGGAGACAGTTTTTGGTCTGTGGGCAGGAGGGTCTGGGGGCCAGAGGGCT TTCCAGGGCTCCCAAGGCCACGGGCATGATGCTTCGGGTCCTGCTGGGGGCTGTCCTCCCCGCCGTGCTGCTGGCCGCTCCGCCGCCCATCAACAAGCTGGCCCTGTTCCCGGATAAGAGCGCCTGGTGCGAGGCCAAGAACATCACCCAGATCGTGGGCCACAGCGGCTGTGAGGCCAAGTCCATCCAGAACAG GGCGTGCCTGGGACAGTGCTTCAGCTACAGCGTCCCCAATACTTTCCCGCAGTCCACAGAGTCCCTGGTGCACTGTGACTCCTGCATGCCAGCCCAGTCCATGTGGGAGATC GTGACCTTGGAGTGCCCTGGCCACGAGGAGGTGCCCAGAGTGGACAAGCTGGTGGAAAAGATCttgcactgcagctgccaggcctgcGGCAAGGAGCCCAGTCACGAGGGGCTGAGCGTCTACGTGCAGGGCGAGGACGCGCAGGGCTCCCCGCCcggcctccacccccacccccaccccgggcagACCCCCGAGCCCGAGGACCCCCCTGGGGCCGCCCACACCGAGGAAGAGGGGGCTGAGGACTGA
- the NBL1 gene encoding neuroblastoma suppressor of tumorigenicity 1 isoform X2 codes for MMLRVLLGAVLPAVLLAAPPPINKLALFPDKSAWCEAKNITQIVGHSGCEAKSIQNRACLGQCFSYSVPNTFPQSTESLVHCDSCMPAQSMWEIVTLECPGHEEVPRVDKLVEKILHCSCQACGKEPSHEGLSVYVQGEDAQGSPPGLHPHPHPGQTPEPEDPPGAAHTEEEGAED; via the exons ATGATGCTTCGGGTCCTGCTGGGGGCTGTCCTCCCCGCCGTGCTGCTGGCCGCTCCGCCGCCCATCAACAAGCTGGCCCTGTTCCCGGATAAGAGCGCCTGGTGCGAGGCCAAGAACATCACCCAGATCGTGGGCCACAGCGGCTGTGAGGCCAAGTCCATCCAGAACAG GGCGTGCCTGGGACAGTGCTTCAGCTACAGCGTCCCCAATACTTTCCCGCAGTCCACAGAGTCCCTGGTGCACTGTGACTCCTGCATGCCAGCCCAGTCCATGTGGGAGATC GTGACCTTGGAGTGCCCTGGCCACGAGGAGGTGCCCAGAGTGGACAAGCTGGTGGAAAAGATCttgcactgcagctgccaggcctgcGGCAAGGAGCCCAGTCACGAGGGGCTGAGCGTCTACGTGCAGGGCGAGGACGCGCAGGGCTCCCCGCCcggcctccacccccacccccaccccgggcagACCCCCGAGCCCGAGGACCCCCCTGGGGCCGCCCACACCGAGGAAGAGGGGGCTGAGGACTGA
- the NBL1 gene encoding neuroblastoma suppressor of tumorigenicity 1 isoform X1, whose product MGSSRAPKATGMMLRVLLGAVLPAVLLAAPPPINKLALFPDKSAWCEAKNITQIVGHSGCEAKSIQNRACLGQCFSYSVPNTFPQSTESLVHCDSCMPAQSMWEIVTLECPGHEEVPRVDKLVEKILHCSCQACGKEPSHEGLSVYVQGEDAQGSPPGLHPHPHPGQTPEPEDPPGAAHTEEEGAED is encoded by the exons TTCCAGGGCTCCCAAGGCCACGGGCATGATGCTTCGGGTCCTGCTGGGGGCTGTCCTCCCCGCCGTGCTGCTGGCCGCTCCGCCGCCCATCAACAAGCTGGCCCTGTTCCCGGATAAGAGCGCCTGGTGCGAGGCCAAGAACATCACCCAGATCGTGGGCCACAGCGGCTGTGAGGCCAAGTCCATCCAGAACAG GGCGTGCCTGGGACAGTGCTTCAGCTACAGCGTCCCCAATACTTTCCCGCAGTCCACAGAGTCCCTGGTGCACTGTGACTCCTGCATGCCAGCCCAGTCCATGTGGGAGATC GTGACCTTGGAGTGCCCTGGCCACGAGGAGGTGCCCAGAGTGGACAAGCTGGTGGAAAAGATCttgcactgcagctgccaggcctgcGGCAAGGAGCCCAGTCACGAGGGGCTGAGCGTCTACGTGCAGGGCGAGGACGCGCAGGGCTCCCCGCCcggcctccacccccacccccaccccgggcagACCCCCGAGCCCGAGGACCCCCCTGGGGCCGCCCACACCGAGGAAGAGGGGGCTGAGGACTGA